The Streptomyces sp. NBC_00659 genomic interval ACGCGCCTCCCGGGGCATACGGCGGGCGCGGGACGACGCCTCCCCGGAGCCTCCCGGAGGATATGGCGGCCGACGCCTCCCGGGGATGGGGCGGACACGGGGGCGCCCGCCGTCCTGTGAGGGTGCGGCGGGCGCTGCCGTGCGAGAAGTGCGGGACCTACATGATCGGGTCGGGCTCCCGGGCCAGGTCCGCCGCTCCGACGAGACCCGCCTTGTTGCCCAGCTGCGCGGCGATCACATCGGCGACCGGACGCCAGTTGCCGCCGACCAGCCAGCGCTTGTACGACTTGCGGATCGGGTCGAGGACCAGCTCACCCTCGTCCGAGAGGCCGCCGCCGACGATGAAGGCGGACGGGTCGAAGAGCGAGGCGAGGTCGGCCAGACCCGCGCCGGCCCAGCGGGCCAGCTCGCGGTAGGAGTCCACCGCCACGTGGTCGCCCTGCCGGGCGGCCATGGAGATGTGCTTGCCCTCGATGCCGTCGGGGGTACCGTCGCCGAGGCCCAGGAGGACCTCCGCCGCCTCCGGGGTCGCGTTGGCCCGCTGCTTGGCGTAACGGACGAGGGCGCGGCCGGAGGCGTACTGCTCCCAGCAGCCCTGCGAGCCGCAGCCGCACAGCAGTCCGTCCGGCACCATCCGGATGTGGCCGAACTCGGCGGCCACGCCGAAGTGGCCGCGGCGCAGCTTGTTGCCGATGATGATGCCGCCGCCGAGGCCGGTGCCCAGGGTGATGCAGATGACGTTGCGGTGGCCCTTGCCGGCGCCGAACTTGTACTCGCCCCAGGCTGCCGCGTTCGCGTCGTTCTCCACGACGACCGGCAGGCCCACGCGCTGCTCGACCTCGGCCTTGAGCGGCTCGTTGCGCCAGTCGATGTTCGGCGCGAAATAGACCGTCGAGCGCTGGCGGTTCACGTATCCGGCGGCACCGATGCCGACACCGACGATGTCGTGACCGGCACGCGCGCCCTCCACTGCCGAGGCGATGGCGTCGATAATGGCCTCGGACGTGCTCGGGGTCGGCACCTTGTGCGTCGAGAGGATATTGCCTTCCTCGTCGACCACACCGGCCGCGATCTTCGTGCCGCCGATATCGACGCCGATGGTGAGTCCCATGAATCCCTCAGTTTCGGTCGAGCCCCGCTACGGCCAACCGTACCCGAGGGGCGATTAGTCCAAGTCGATGTGTTCGCCCGGACCGGACTCGTCGTCGCGGGAACCTGTGCCCCGAGTGGTCCAGCGGCGCTCCTGGTTCTCGACGGCCGAGCGGTAGGCGGCGAGCAGTTCCGAGCCCGCGGCCGCCAGGTGGTCGAACACCTCGGGGTTGCGCTCCAGCACCGGTTCCACGGCGGCCTTGGCCTGCTGCACGACCTGGCTGACCATCTGCTGGGCGGTGCCGGAGGCGACCGCTCCGAACAGCGGCGACTGGAGCCCGGAGAGCTTGTCGGCGACGGCGTCGACGAGTTTGCGCAGTTCCTCGGCGGCCGAGCCGGGCGGCGCGCCGTGCTGGGCGCGACGGCGGGCCTGCTCCGCGGCGAGGTCCTCCGCGCAGGCCTTCGCCCAGGCGTCGGCGTCCGTGGCGTGCGCTTCCTCGACGCGTACCTCGTCGGCCGTCTCCTCCTGAGCGGCGTCGGATGGGGGGCGCTCTTCGCTCATGGCGGGACTCCTGCCTACGTTTTCCTTGCTCTCGACGTTACCCGAACGGGGGTACCTCGTTCACCGTGCCCGGCTCCCCGGATCGGGCACGGCCGGTTCTCGGCGGCACGTCACTTCTCGCGCGGCCACAGCCCGGGATCCGGCGTGAAACGGATGCGCAGCTCGCCCTCGCGCAGCGCGGCTCCGGACACCGTGCAGCGGCGCAGCGCGGACGGGAGCGGGACGATCCTGCGGAACTGGCCGACGGTGACGACGAGTTCGTCGCCGCGCCGGATGAGGTCGAGTTCGTCGCGTATCGCGCCGGGCAGCGGGATGTGCCACACGAGCACGCCGTCGTCGGCGAGCCGGTCGGCGACGGGCCACTCGACGGGGGTGGGCGCGGTGTTGACGCCGGGCACGGCAAGCGCGGCGAGGTCGTCGGTGCCGCGCGGGTCGTGGCCGCGGTGCGGGACCTCGTGGACCGTGTACGTCTCCCGCCACTCGTCCAGGGCCTTGCGCTGCTGGGCCGCGAGGGCTCCCAGCCAGGCGTCGTTGGTGGCGCCGGGCAGCACCCGGTTCGCGACGAGTCCGTCGACGGGCAGTCCGCGCAGGGCGAGGGCGGTGGCGGCGGTGCGGACGGCGTCGGTTCCGGCGGGTCCGGGCTCGGCGACCAGTCGTACGGTCGTGGCGCGGTCCTCGACCACGCCTTGCACGGCGGCCAGCTCGATGTCCCAGCGCCCCGCGGTCTCGTACAGCCACTCGGCGGGCATGGGCACGCCCGCGAGCCGCCCGAGGACCGGACGCAGGGCTCGGGCCGCCTGGCGCTCCGGCGGGAGCAGGCGGCGCAGATAGCGGCGGAGCTCCTCGGGCAGCGCCAGGAGGGCGAGGGCCTGCGGGGTTGGGGGCAGGTCCACGACGAGCAGGCCGTACGCATCCGACAGCGCGGCGTCGCGCAGGGCGCGCAGCAGGGCGAGTTCCTCGGCGCCGGGGAGCGGGGTGACTTCCTCGGCGTCCAGGCGGGAGGCGCCGAGGAGGTCGAGGGCGGTGGTGGCGCGCCGCTGGAAGGCGGTGAGGTCGTCGCGGAACCGGGCGGCGGCGTCGGGGCGCCAGGCCGTGAGACCGGGGGCGGCTTCCACGGGGTCGGGGCCGGTGGGGACGCCGAGCACGGCGCCGAGGGTGTCGGTGCGGTCGGCGGTGAGCACCAGGGTGCGGGTGCCTTGCCTCGCCGCCTTCAGCGCGGTGGCCGCGGCGACGGTGGTACGGCCTGTGCCGCCTTGGCCGGTGATCAGGATGGTGCGCATGGGGGTGAACGCTACCGGTGTGGTGGCCTCGGCGGTTTCCGGGTCCGGCCGGTGGGTGGGTCGGGGCCGCGCCGGTGCATCAGCCCGTCGCCGTTGGATGAGGCGTGGCCGTCGGTGGCGACGGGCATCGATGTACCGGCACGGCCCCGACGGCGCGCTCCCGGCTGCGGGTGCGCGATCCAGACGGTCACAGCCCCGGCCGGGAGAATCCAGCCCCTCCGGCGTTTGAGGAGCGGGGTCGGGGGCGGAGCCCCAGGGGTGGGACGGGTAGGGGCGGAGGGGGCGAAGAAGCGGTCGTGGGTGGCGAGGGCGCGGCCGGGCGGGACGTGAAGGCGGGCCCCCAGAGGGACTAGGTCGTTTCCTCTACGCGCTTCTTCAGGCCGGCCAGGGCGCGGTCGATGATGACCTTCTCGGCCTTGCGCTTGATCATGCCGAGCATCGGGATCTTGACGTCGACGGTCAGCCGGTAGGTGACCTCGGTGGCGCCCTTGCCCGCGGGCTCGAGGAGGTAGGAGCCGTCCAGCGAGCGGAGCATCTGGGACTTCACCAGGGTCCAGGAGACCTCGTGGTCGCCGGTCCAGGTGTAACCGAGAGTCTGGTCGTCCTTGATGGCGCCGGCGTCCATGACGAGCCGGACCTGTTCGGCGCGGCCGAGTTCGTCCGACTTGAGGACCTCGGCCTCCTTCACCTCACCCGTCCAGTCCGGGTACCGGGCGAAGTCGGCGATCACCGCCATGACGTCAGCCGGTACCGCTTCGATCGTGATGCTCGAACTGGTGTGTTCCGCCATCGCGGTGGCTCCTCCAGATGCGGTCCGGTGAGGGAGGTCGGTGCGCACGTGTGTGCAGCGTGAAGGCTACCGCGCACGACCACGGACGCCTCACCCCACCTGGCCCTCGGAACCGTCGCGGCGTCACCACTCCAGCACCCAGGGTCGGCCCGACCCCGCGAAGTGCCCCACATTGACGCATTCCGTCGCCCCCACACGCATCCGGCGGACGAGAGGCTGATGGACGTGGCCGAAGAGCGCGTAACGGGGGCGCGTGCGCCGGATCGCGTCCAGCAGCGCGAGGGAGCCGCGCTCGAAGCGGCGCGCCACGGTGTCGTACACGAGTTCCGGCACCTCCGGCGGAATGTGCGTGCACAGCACGTCGACCTCGCCGACCGCCTCGATCTTGGCCGCGTACTCCTCGTCGCTGATCTCGTACGGCGTCCGCATCGGTGTCCGCAGTCCCCCTCCGACGAAACCGAAGACGCGGCCGCCGATCTCGACCCGCTCACCGTCCAGGACGGTGGTGCCCTGGCCGGCGTACTCCGGCCACAGAGCCGGCATGTCGACATTGCCGTAGGTCGCGTACGTCGGCTCCGGGAACGCGGCGAACATCTCGGCGTACTGCTTGCGCACCGCCTTCTCGATCGCCGCGGCCCGGTCGGTGCCGATGCCCGCCCACAGCCGGGCACCGAACGCGCGCGCCTCCTCGAAGCGGCGGGCGGTGCGCAGCTCGACGATGCGGTCGGCGTTCTCCACGCCGAAGAGGTCCGGGAAGATGCCGCGCGCGTGGTCGGCGTAGTCGAGGAAGAGGACCAGGTCACCGAGGCAGATCAGGGCGTCGGCGCCGTCGCCGGCCCGGGCCAGGTCGCGGGCGTTGCCGTGCACGTCGCTGACCACATGAATGCGCGTCCTCGGACGGCCGACAGGTGTGGATGCCATGACGATCAAGCGTAGGCGGGTGCGGCAAACGTGAACAGAGGCGGCCGGACCTGCGATTACTGGCATGCGCGGAAGGGCGTGGACTACTGTGCGCGCAGGAACGCCACCACGTGTGACGCATGGAACATCTCGCCGGGACCCCCTGTCGAAGACCCCATACCGGCGGGTAACGTCCGGGCAGTCCAGTCGTACTCGGGATTTCAACAAATGATCTCTTGAGTACTTGCCCGAGCCTTGGACCGCACCGTCGCATCACACAGAGTCGTGGCGTCGGCGCCCTATGAGGAGCAGCAGTCTTGCGCGAGTTCAGCCTTCCGGCTTTGTACGAGGTCCCTGCGGACGGAAATCTCACCGACATCGTCCGCAGAAACGCCGCGCAGCATCCCGACGTAGCCGTGATCGCCCGCAAGGTGGGCGGTACCTGGACGGACGTCAGCGCCACGACCTTCCTCGCCGAGGTGCTGACCGCGGCCAAGGGTCTGATCGCCTCGGGCGTGCGGCCCGGTGACCGGGTCGGCCTGATGTCCCGTACCCGCTACGAGTGGACGCTGCTCGACTTCGCGATCTGGAGCGCCGGCGCCATCACCGTGCCGGTGTACGAGACCAGCTCCCCCGAGCAGGTGCAGTGGATCCTCGGCGACTCCGGCGCCACCGCCTGCATCGTGGAACTGCCGGCGCACGCGGCCTGCGTCGAGTCGGTACGTGACCGGCTGCCCGCCCTCGAACACGTCTGGCAGATCGAGGCCGGCGGCGTCGAGGAGCTGGGGCGCCTGGGCGCGGACGTCAGTGACGCCACCGTCGAGGAGCGCAGCTCGTTCGCCAAGGCGGACGACCCGGCGACCATCGTCTACACCTCCGGGACCACCGGCCGCCCCAAGGGCTGCGTCCTGACCCACCGCGCCTTCTTCGCGGAGTGCGGCAACATCGTGGAGCGGCTGCGCCCGCTGTTCCGCACCGGCGAGTGCTCGGTCCTGCTGTTCCTCCCGCTCGCGCACGTCTTCGGGCGGCTCGTGCAGGTCGCGCCGATGATGGCGCCGATCAAGCTGGGCTGTGTCCCGGACATCAAGAACCTCACCGACGAGCTGGCCTCGTTCCGGCCGACGCTGATCCTCGGTG includes:
- a CDS encoding ArsA family ATPase: MRTILITGQGGTGRTTVAAATALKAARQGTRTLVLTADRTDTLGAVLGVPTGPDPVEAAPGLTAWRPDAAARFRDDLTAFQRRATTALDLLGASRLDAEEVTPLPGAEELALLRALRDAALSDAYGLLVVDLPPTPQALALLALPEELRRYLRRLLPPERQAARALRPVLGRLAGVPMPAEWLYETAGRWDIELAAVQGVVEDRATTVRLVAEPGPAGTDAVRTAATALALRGLPVDGLVANRVLPGATNDAWLGALAAQQRKALDEWRETYTVHEVPHRGHDPRGTDDLAALAVPGVNTAPTPVEWPVADRLADDGVLVWHIPLPGAIRDELDLIRRGDELVVTVGQFRRIVPLPSALRRCTVSGAALREGELRIRFTPDPGLWPREK
- a CDS encoding DUF5304 domain-containing protein, with translation MSEERPPSDAAQEETADEVRVEEAHATDADAWAKACAEDLAAEQARRRAQHGAPPGSAAEELRKLVDAVADKLSGLQSPLFGAVASGTAQQMVSQVVQQAKAAVEPVLERNPEVFDHLAAAGSELLAAYRSAVENQERRWTTRGTGSRDDESGPGEHIDLD
- a CDS encoding SRPBCC family protein; this translates as MAEHTSSSITIEAVPADVMAVIADFARYPDWTGEVKEAEVLKSDELGRAEQVRLVMDAGAIKDDQTLGYTWTGDHEVSWTLVKSQMLRSLDGSYLLEPAGKGATEVTYRLTVDVKIPMLGMIKRKAEKVIIDRALAGLKKRVEETT
- a CDS encoding ROK family glucokinase; amino-acid sequence: MGLTIGVDIGGTKIAAGVVDEEGNILSTHKVPTPSTSEAIIDAIASAVEGARAGHDIVGVGIGAAGYVNRQRSTVYFAPNIDWRNEPLKAEVEQRVGLPVVVENDANAAAWGEYKFGAGKGHRNVICITLGTGLGGGIIIGNKLRRGHFGVAAEFGHIRMVPDGLLCGCGSQGCWEQYASGRALVRYAKQRANATPEAAEVLLGLGDGTPDGIEGKHISMAARQGDHVAVDSYRELARWAGAGLADLASLFDPSAFIVGGGLSDEGELVLDPIRKSYKRWLVGGNWRPVADVIAAQLGNKAGLVGAADLAREPDPIM
- a CDS encoding metallophosphoesterase family protein translates to MVSDVHGNARDLARAGDGADALICLGDLVLFLDYADHARGIFPDLFGVENADRIVELRTARRFEEARAFGARLWAGIGTDRAAAIEKAVRKQYAEMFAAFPEPTYATYGNVDMPALWPEYAGQGTTVLDGERVEIGGRVFGFVGGGLRTPMRTPYEISDEEYAAKIEAVGEVDVLCTHIPPEVPELVYDTVARRFERGSLALLDAIRRTRPRYALFGHVHQPLVRRMRVGATECVNVGHFAGSGRPWVLEW